The genomic DNA CCCTCCGAACCTTTCTCCAGGCTCTGGAAAAGTTCCCTGCTAGCCTCCTGACAACCATTACTGAAGAAGATCTGCAGCTCTTTGAAAGCATAGAGAAGAAGCTTCAGGAACTACGGGCCTTGAGACAAGCATCGCTACAATACTCTCAAGAGAGAGCGGCCAATGAATGAGGTTGAGCCTGAGCACATCGCTGACATACTCGCAGAGAGCTTTGATTTCTATAGCCCACCTCGCTCGCTGCGGGAGGTCCTGGTGGAGGTAACCGCCCAGCAGGGGCCTCTGCTCTCCCCACTGGCCGTGGTTGAGCAGGTAGAGGAGCACTATGAAGACTATCTCTCTTGCCTGCTCAATAAGCAGCAGGTCCTTCGCGCCAAAGGATTGTTTGCTCCCTATGATATCGTTGCTGATGGGGACGAGATAGCCGGTTTCTCTTATCCACGAGCCAAAGATTCGACCTATATGCAAAGTGTCAGGAAGGTAGCTCCTCAGATCCCTGCTATTCTAGAGGCAGTGAGAAGCCTTTCTCCCTTGGAGTTCGAACAGCTTTGTGTACGCATTCTAGGCCTGCTCAACGCCAGGGGTATGAAAATGACAAAATACTCTAGGGATGAGGGTATCGATTTTCTTGGCTGGCTGGATATCCATGAAAACTTTCTGCTCGGGGAGCAGCCTGTGCCTTTCCGTGTTGGTTTCAGTATGCTAGTGTTAGGCCAGGCCAAGAAATATGCGCCTGATCACCCTGTCGGTGTCAAAGAGATCAGAGAGTTGGTAGGGGCTGCCGCTGCCTTCCATCATGATCAGCTTGCACCTTGGCAATCGCGCTTGCAGCTAGACTCTTTCAAGCTCATGATTCCTATCCTTCCTTTACTCATGAGCACTGGAACCTTCTCTAAAGAGGCGCGTAAGCTAGCCCATAACTGTGGAGTGCTCACGCGCCACGGAGCGGAGATCGCCCTTTTTTTGGGATTGGAGGGGATAGGAGTGAAGGATGTGCCTGACCTCCATCCCCCGCGAGTCCGCTTTGACAAAGAAGCCTTTTTACAGTGGCTGAGGGAGAGAGGACTCTCCTCCTCCTAACCGACTGACTGGGCGCGGAGAGTCAGATCCTCAGTTTATGGGTTAGCTCCTCGACTGCTCCTGCAAGGCTGTCGACAGCCCTATCTATCTCTTGCTCGGTATTGCTTCTTCCCAGGCCAAGCCGAATAGAACTCTTCGCCCTTTCCTCTGGGTAACCGAGAGCGAGGATCACGTGGGAAGGCTCGACTTTAGTTGTAGCGCAGGCGGAGCCCGTCGCAAAGGCCAACTCATGCTTGAGGGCCACCAGCAATGCTCGGTTATTGACCCCAGGAAGGTAGATATTCAGGTTATGGGGAAGCCTTTGAGTGGGATGGCCGTTGATCTCAATTCCTGGGACTCTTGCACGCAGCCCTTCCCAAAGCCGGTCACGCAGGCGTCGCAGGCGCTCGCTTTCTTGGCGCATTTCTCGTGAGGCAATCTCTGCGGCCTTGCCGAGGCCCACGATCCCAGGAACATTCAGCGTACCTGAACGTAGCCCTCGCTCGTGTCCACCACCGCGTATCTGCGCTTCCAGGCGCAAAGAACGCTTGAACCGGCGTACATAGAGCGCCCCGATCCCCTTGGGACCATACATCTTATGTCCCGAGAGTGACAGGAGGTCTACATGCAGCTCCTGGACATCGAGGGGTAGATAGCCAGCTGCCTGGGTGGCATCTGTGTGGAAGAGTACCCCATGCTCTCGGGCGATCTCACCGATCGCCTTAATGGGGGCAATCGTCCCAATTTCATTATTGGCAGTCATAATGCTGATCAGCACCGTGTCTGGTCGAATAGCCCTCTGCAGCGCATCGAGGTCGACTAGGCCGAAACGATCAACGGGCAAGCGAGTGATCTGCCAGCCATGACGCTCCAGGTAGAGGCAGGGATCGAGAATGGCTGGGTGTTCCGTGGCAGCGGTAATAATGTGGCGCCCCTTGTCGGCGAGCGCCTCAGCAACACCGAGGATAGCCAGATTATTGGATTCAGTAGCTCCGCTGGTAAAGATAATTTCCTCTGGCTTGGCTCGGATAAGGCGCGCTACCTGACTGCGCGCCTGCTGGACAGCCTCGTCAGCCCGGCTACCGTATTCATGATCAATGCTAGAAGCGTTACCAAACTCCTCAGTGAAGTAGGGCAGCATCGCCTCGAGCACCCGCTGATCAACCGGGGTGGTAGCGTGATGATCCATATAGATCGGTCGCATGGATGCACTCCTCTCTAGGCTGCTTAAGCCAGGCTTTCCAGCTCCTCCGCTAAATCGGGATGAGCGGCTTTCAAGCGGCGCTGCGCCTCGGTCACGAGATCACCCAGGTCCTCCAGGCTCTTCAGGCGCTGGTAGAGCATGATCACTCCCCGGCAGAGATGGGCTTTAAACTGAGCCTCCAAGTCCTTGTCTGGATCAAGTCCTTCCCGGGCAAGTCGCTCGCGTAAGAGGGCGAAGAAAAAGAGATCCCACGGACCTGTCAGAGTGTATCGGTTGAACTCGCGGACCTGACCATCCTCATAAAGATGGGGATCGGGGGGAGTGGGATCAGCCAGAGAAAGGCAGTATCCCAGACGACAGAGGAGGTTAGGAGTCAGACCAGTACGTGCCTTAAGATTGCGCAGGCGTAAGTCAACCTCCTCGCCGACATAGATGCGATTCAAAGGCATAGCTTGGATCTCCTATCCTGCTGAGTAATTGCGACTAGCTGGGCAGGGCTGCCTGATCTGCTGACAGCTCCTGGAGAGATACGATCGTTTCTCCACGTTGGGAGTCATAGCTTAGCTGATAAATGCGTGCAACGCGCTCGCGGATCTGGCCAAGGAGGTAAGTGTCCAGCTCAGTATCAGTTGCGAATAAAAGAACCTGCTCGCTGATTTGCCCAATATAGTCCTGCAAAAAGCGCTGGCGGTGCTCTGCGTCAAGGCGAGCTAAGGGGGTGTCGATTGCCAAAGGCAGGTCACGATTGCCGATCCTTCTTAGTGCCCATAGCA from Thermogemmatispora onikobensis includes the following:
- a CDS encoding DndE family protein, translating into MPLNRIYVGEEVDLRLRNLKARTGLTPNLLCRLGYCLSLADPTPPDPHLYEDGQVREFNRYTLTGPWDLFFFALLRERLAREGLDPDKDLEAQFKAHLCRGVIMLYQRLKSLEDLGDLVTEAQRRLKAAHPDLAEELESLA
- a CDS encoding restriction endonuclease, translated to MNEVEPEHIADILAESFDFYSPPRSLREVLVEVTAQQGPLLSPLAVVEQVEEHYEDYLSCLLNKQQVLRAKGLFAPYDIVADGDEIAGFSYPRAKDSTYMQSVRKVAPQIPAILEAVRSLSPLEFEQLCVRILGLLNARGMKMTKYSRDEGIDFLGWLDIHENFLLGEQPVPFRVGFSMLVLGQAKKYAPDHPVGVKEIRELVGAAAAFHHDQLAPWQSRLQLDSFKLMIPILPLLMSTGTFSKEARKLAHNCGVLTRHGAEIALFLGLEGIGVKDVPDLHPPRVRFDKEAFLQWLRERGLSSS
- a CDS encoding cysteine desulfurase family protein; protein product: MRPIYMDHHATTPVDQRVLEAMLPYFTEEFGNASSIDHEYGSRADEAVQQARSQVARLIRAKPEEIIFTSGATESNNLAILGVAEALADKGRHIITAATEHPAILDPCLYLERHGWQITRLPVDRFGLVDLDALQRAIRPDTVLISIMTANNEIGTIAPIKAIGEIAREHGVLFHTDATQAAGYLPLDVQELHVDLLSLSGHKMYGPKGIGALYVRRFKRSLRLEAQIRGGGHERGLRSGTLNVPGIVGLGKAAEIASREMRQESERLRRLRDRLWEGLRARVPGIEINGHPTQRLPHNLNIYLPGVNNRALLVALKHELAFATGSACATTKVEPSHVILALGYPEERAKSSIRLGLGRSNTEQEIDRAVDSLAGAVEELTHKLRI